Proteins encoded together in one Prunus dulcis chromosome 3, ALMONDv2, whole genome shotgun sequence window:
- the LOC117621040 gene encoding uncharacterized protein K02A2.6-like, protein MLKDCINYSKGCEACQRHGPIQRAPSVPMNPVVKPWPFRGWAMDLIGKIYPASSQQHCFIIVATDYFTKWVEAKPIKTTTSQEIITFIEEQIIQRFGIPESITTDRGSSFISRDMLDMAEAFKFKLLQSPPYYAQANGQAESSNKVIINIIRKMLEKNPKQWHEKLSETLWAYRTSKREATGMTPYALTYGHDAILPMEIAVQSLRIAHQHGLTGEDYSQAMLLELEELDASRIDTLNKLLAGKQAVSRAYNKRVRDKSFEEGEIVWKAILPLGAHIAGYGKWSPTWEGPFVINQILGMGAYRLQDRDGVIHNAPINGKWLKKFHPTMWDSQAVQTDPGIEKEQG, encoded by the coding sequence ATGTTGAAGGATTGCATCAATTATTCTAAGGGATGTGAAGCTTGTCAAAGGCACGGCCCAATCCAGCGGGCTCCTTCTGTTCCCATGAATCCAGTGGTAAAACCATGGCCTTTTAGGGGATGGGCAATGGATCTCATTGGCAAAATCTATCCAGCCAGCAGCCAGCAGCATTGTTTTATCATTGTTGCTACAGactatttcaccaaatgggtagagGCCAAGCCAATCAAAACCACAACTTCTCAAGAGATCATCACCTTTATAGAAGAACAGATCATACAAAGATTCGGCATTCCAGAATCAATCACAACTGATAGGGGTTCTTCTTTCATATCTAGGGATATGCTAGATATGGCAGaagcattcaaattcaaactacTTCAGTCCCCCCCCTATTATGCTCAAGCTAATGGACAGGCAGAATCAAGTAACAAGGTgattatcaatatcatcaggAAGATGCTGGAGAAGAATCCAAAGCAGTGGCATGAAAAGTTATCGGAGACTTTGTGGGCATACAGAACTTCCAAAAGAGAAGCAACTGGCATGACTCCCTATGCCCTGACCTACGGCCATGATGCAATTCTGCCCATGGAGATAGCAGTCCAGTCTCTTAGAATTGCTCACCAGCACGGTCTCACAggagaagactactctcaagCCATGTTACTTGAATTAGAAGAATTGGATGCAAGCAGGATTGACaccctcaacaaactcttagCAGGAAAACAGGCTGTGTCAAGGGCATACAACAAAAGAGTCAGAGACAAGAGTTTTGAAGAGGGAGAAATAGTCTGGAAGGCAATTCTGCCCCTTGGAGCACACATAGCTGGATATGGAAAATGGTCACCTACATGGGAAGGTCCTTTTGTGATTAACCAGATCCTCGGAATGGGGGCATATAGGTTGCAGGACAGAGATGGAGTTATTCACAATGCCCCAATCAATGGCAAATGGTTAAAGAAATTCCACCCAACCATGTGGGATTCACAAGCTGTGCAGACAGACCCCGGGATAGAGAAAGAGCAAGGCTAA